One window of Pyxicephalus adspersus chromosome 4, UCB_Pads_2.0, whole genome shotgun sequence genomic DNA carries:
- the ANKRD6 gene encoding ankyrin repeat domain-containing protein 6, translating into MSQQDVAAALSERLLVAAYKGQVDNVVQLINKGAKVAVTKHGRTPLHLAAHKGHLNVVQILLKAGCELNIQDDGHQTALHRAAVVGHSDILAVLIQEGCALDRQDKDGNTALHEAAWHGFSQSVKLLVKAGANVLAKNKAGNTPLHLACQNGHSQSCRVLLLAGSRADLKNHAGDTCLHVAARYNHLSVIRILLSAFCSVNEKNQAGDTPLHVAAALNHRKVIKVLLEAGADATLLNNAGQIALDTARHHNNSDVALLLTKAPQVLRFSRGRSLRKKREKMKEERRAQSVPREDIADSKASISAADDTHSSEQAPLKLGDGKDEQRPSTAGNKQRKAKRAKTKEKISALSDPTSPADQQPFCSGQPTGHNRRRRSKHRVPSPPFPPHEARAYQLYTLYRGKDGKVMQAPINGCRCEPLLSKLENQLEATKEEIKAEIGTVQDKMNAKLGQMDSKTQHQLRVLDKLMMERMSAERAECICRLQQQSDVQKNEAEKRQVSVVNELKTWCLLKIQNLELKLSGDSRPFKVKSSPSTCESTDQPLSESPNSSKDCNSIDTSIPPQPSIQHSFVTRQSSLSDEPSKELPSEEISRQHQIPSPQDLMVCASVEQQSVPVVPPAVRPKEKTTRCIPSCRHQPALPSISLPNPKLRHTKIPSTKNLTDAKKTEKQTANLMDRGTQTRKCAKPGQLKQRSLMPGPQIQPPSCNAAGDQVGMQTRDTSQALEITQYFFEAVSTQMEKWYERKIEEAKSQANLKAQEDKVALQQHIRSLEEELLKLRTKLQKES; encoded by the exons caTGGACGTACCCCTTTACATCTTGCAGCCCACAAAGGACATCTTAATGTGGTCCAGATCCTGTTAAAAGCTGGGTGTGAGCTGAACATACAAGATGAT gGACACCAGACTGCCCTGCATCGGGCAGCTGTGGTGGGACACAGTGACATTCTTGCAGTATTAATACAAGAAGGTTGTGCTTTGGACAGACAGGATAAG GATGGCAACACTGCCCTGCATGAAGCTGCTTGGCATGGATTCAGCCAATCTGTCAAACTGCTTGTTAAAGCTGGAGCCAATGTGCTTGCCAAGAACAAG GCAGGTAATACACCTCTCCATCTTGCTTGCCAAAATGGTCATTCTCAAAGCTGTCGAGTATTACTGCTTGCAGGATCTCGGGCTGACTTAAAAAATCAT GCAGGAGATACCTGTTTACATGTTGCAGCTCGCTACAATCACTTGTCCGTCATCAGGATACTACTCAGCGCTTTCTGTTCTGTCAATGAGAAGAACCAG GCTGGTGATACACCACTTCATGTTGCTGCTGCTCTCAACCATAGGAAGGTTATCAAAGTGCTTTTGGAAGCAGGAGCTGACGCCACACTTCTTAATAAT GCAGGCCAGATTGCTTTGGACACAGCAAGACACCACAATAATTCCGACGTAGCCCTGCTCCTTACTAAAGCACCACAG GTCTTACGTTTTAGCCGTGGCAGAAGTTTaaggaagaagagagagaaaatgaaggaagagagaagagccCAGTCAGTGCCAAGAGAAGACATAGCAGACAGTAAA GCAAGCATTTCAGCAGCTGATGACACGCACAGTAGTGAGCAGGCACCATTAAAGCTGGGGGATGGCAAAGATGAACAGAGGCCTTCCACAGCAGGAAATaaacagagaaaagcaaaaagagCAAAAACCAAAGAAAAG ATTTCAGCTCTTTCAGATCCAACTTCACCTGCTGATCAGCAACCATTTTGTAGTGGGCAGCCAACAGGACACAACCGCAGGAGAAGGAGCAAACACAGAGTCCCATCTCCTCCATTCCCTCCTCATGAGGCCCGGGCATACCAGCTCTACACATTGTACAGGGGAAAGGATGGCAAAGTTATGCAA GCTCCCATCAATGGCTGTCGCTGTGAGCCATTGTTAAGCAAGCTAGAGAACCAACTGGAGGCCACCAAGGAGGAAATAAAGGCCGAGATTGGCACTGTGCAAGATAAAATGAATGCTAAATTGGGGCAGATGGACAGTAAAACCCAGCACCAG CTGCGGGTCTTGGACAAGTTAATGATGGAGCGGATGTCTGCAGAGAGGGCAGAATGTATCTGCCGCCTCCAGCAACAGTCTGATGTGCAGAAAAATGAAGCTGAGAAACGCCAG GTATCCGTGGTGAATGAGCTAAAAACCTGGTGTTTACTAAAAATCCAGAACCTGGAGCTAAAGCTTTCCGGAGATTCCAGGCCTTTCAAAGTCAAATCATCTCCTTCAACATGCGAGTCTACAGATCAACCTCTTTCAGAAAGTCCAAACAGCAGCAAGGACTGCAACAGCATAGACACTTCCATACCACCACAGCCCTCCATTCAACATTCATTTGTCACTCGCCAGAGCAGTTTATCAGATGAGCCTTCCAAAGAACTTCCATCTGAGGAAATCAGCAGACAACACCAAATTCCATCTCCTCAAGATCTCATGGTGTGTGCAT cTGTAGAGCAGCAATCTGTACCTGTTGTCCCTCCAGCTGTCAGGCCTAAAGAAAAGACAACAAGGTGTATCCCCTCATGCAGACATCAGCCAGCTCTCCCGTCTATCAGCCTTCCCAACCCCAAACTGAGACACACAAAAATCCCTTCCACCAAAAATCTAACAGATGCAAAGAAAACCGAGAAGCAGACTGCAAATCTTATGGACCGAGGCAcacaaacaagaaaatgtgcaaagCCAGGGCAGCTGAAGCAGAGAAGTCTAATGCCAGGACCACAGATTCAGCCACCGTCTTGTAATGCAGCTGGTGACCAGGTTGGTATGCAAACCAGGGACACCTCTCAAGCTCTGgaaattacacaatatttttttgaagCAGTATCCACTCAAATGGAAAAATGGTATGAAAGAAAAATTGAAGAAGCCAAGTCACAAGCAAACTTGAAGGCACAAGAAGATAAAGTAGCTTTGCAACAGCATATAAGGAGTTTGGAAGAAGAATTATTGAAATTGAGGACTAAGTTACAGAAGGAAAGCTAG